A genomic window from Mycobacteriales bacterium includes:
- a CDS encoding DUF1330 domain-containing protein has product MRCTRPELVRYPRLPRVSCAGYEEEIVAKAYWINMVIAIHDQAKLDAYVALAGPAMEAAGGRFLARGVPAAAFERGTTERTTLIEFGSVDEAVAAYHSAAYQEALRALDGGVDREIRIIEAID; this is encoded by the coding sequence GTGCGCTGCACCCGGCCGGAGCTGGTGAGGTATCCGCGGCTGCCGCGGGTGAGCTGTGCGGGCTATGAGGAGGAGATCGTGGCGAAGGCGTACTGGATCAACATGGTCATCGCGATCCACGACCAGGCCAAGCTGGACGCGTACGTCGCGCTGGCCGGGCCGGCGATGGAGGCGGCCGGTGGCCGGTTCCTGGCCCGGGGCGTGCCGGCGGCGGCGTTCGAGCGCGGGACGACCGAGCGGACCACGCTGATCGAGTTCGGCAGCGTGGACGAGGCGGTGGCGGCGTACCACAGCGCTGCCTACCAGGAAGCGTTGCGCGCGCTCGACGGCGGCGTCGACCGCGAGATCCGCATCATCGAGGCGATCGACTGA